TTTTATAAGTAGTGATTTATAAATAGAAGCTTTTTGATTAATATTTTCCATTATCGTATTATCTTCAAGAATAGCCTTGATGGCCTCGTTGTTATAATCATTAGACGCTGTAATGCCTGGGATAATAATACAGTGGTTTTCTTTCGCAACCTCAATTTCTGCTTTTGTTCCCATACCGCCCGGAAAAGCGACTAAGAGTTTTAGAGATGCAAACAGTTATGCTCGCTCTTTTTTTAATAGTGGTATCAAATCAGGATTATTAGAAAACTGTGGATTTGCACTATATGGGTTCGGGAAAAACATGATTCGTGTCCCGATTTCCTTATTGTTCTGAATAGCTTCTATTAAAAATTCGTTTAGAACAAGAGCACCAACGCCCGATGATTGCCCGTTTACAAGTATAACCTGATCGATTTTTGATAATTCTCGTGCAACATCATGAATATAGGTATTCTCGTTTATTTTATGTGACCCTGTCAAAAAGACTGTGTTCCCCCTAGAGTTTATTACTATAGAGAAAAGGATGTCTGGTAGTTCGTTGTTTTCTTGAATCAGTAATTCTTGAATTCCCAAACGGTTTAACTCCTTTATCCATAGCTTGAATCGCAGAGTTCTCTGATAATAGTCAGTGGTTGATTCTTCCTCCTTTTTCTGTGGTTCTGTAAGTATTATGAAATGTTCCTGAGTATTGTCTTTTAGCAATTTCATAGCTTCTATCATCACTGTTCTAATATTGGGGTCGCGATATCCATAACCAACAAACAGAAAGCTTTTTTGCGTCATCGCATTTCTTAGACGCTGTAAAATTGCAGGTTTTTTAAAAATAAAATTTTCATAGTCTTCTTGTGTCAAAATAATTTGATCTAGGTCTCCTCGTATACAACTATGGAGTTTCACAACTTCTAC
The bacterium DNA segment above includes these coding regions:
- a CDS encoding SIR2 family protein, which codes for MQKEEFIKRVSVAIAAGKCDLFVGSGISSASEIPSWNEVIQSLANQVGGLIVNDHDDLPMLAQYIVNNNSGNRNILRNNLIDVFDKHYQLNKNHHAIASMKIKTIWTTNYDYLIESAFQSRRFRVLSSDNDIVRQIALNEVEVVKLHSCIRGDLDQIILTQEDYENFIFKKPAILQRLRNAMTQKSFLFVGYGYRDPNIRTVMIEAMKLLKDNTQEHFIILTEPQKKEEESTTDYYQRTLRFKLWIKELNRLGIQELLIQENNELPDILFSIVINSRGNTVFLTGSHKINENTYIHDVARELSKIDQVILVNGQSSGVGALVLNEFLIEAIQNNKEIGTRIMFFPNPYSANPQFSNNPDLIPLLKKERA